Sequence from the Papaver somniferum cultivar HN1 unplaced genomic scaffold, ASM357369v1 unplaced-scaffold_150, whole genome shotgun sequence genome:
CCATAACGTGCTATGGCATTACTCTCAAAAACAGGTCCATCTCGAATTTCAAGAACAGGAATCTGCACACGACAACCAAACACACATAAGGAGAAGGCACAAAATTAAGCTACAGTTTTCTCTCTTAACTACAAGGCTGTACCTTTCTGATTGGGTTCATCTTAAGAAACTCAGGAGTCTTATTCGTGACACCAAATGCAAAATCCTTGACCACTTCAACATCAACACCACTATATTCCGTAGCAATCCATGTCACCCATGCCGGACATATCCATGCCACCCATCCCTTGCATCAAGCTGGCCATGTCCATGCCGCCCATTCCACCCATACCGCCCATTCCTCCCATGCCTCCCATTCCACCCATGTCGCCGAGTTGCtgtaaacaaaataaatacaagtttAGGCCATCATCAAGGAAACTTTAAGAGAAATGCATATGGAGGATTTGACACTGTACCGAGAAATCCATATCTCCTGTATTAACATCGGGTGTTTCTGAAAACAACATCCAAAATTCCAGTGAAACCACATAGAAAACAAGCAACAATTAGAAGACTATGAGAACCAACAAAAAATTGAATAATCTATCAGACGTAGGCCATATAATGCAGAGCTGCATGAGGAACAATTCGAGCAGCACCAGCTCCTTTTCCCCTACCATACATACCCCAAACAGTGACAGGACTCAGAAACCATTTTCCATCCGTAATCAACTTATCGAAAGATATCATATGATTCACTATCACCATTACCAGTTCCACATTCCATACGAGCTGATCCAATACTGTCAATTTAGTCCATGAAAATGATTGAAGGCGCATGTTCCCTGTCCACGTTAAGAAACATGTACAGCTTAAGTACGAGTGATAAAACTTCTTACAAAACTCAATAACATGATACATCACATGGGAGGCAATTTAATCAAACCAAATGGAATCCAGGAGTCAGAATTAAAGAGAAAACTCTTTTTGAGGAAGCATGACTCACCCGTACGGAATGTGACTGATGTCCTGATCTTCTTAATCTTCCTTTTCAAGGTTAACGCACCAGATTTTACTGCCTTTGTAGCCTTCACAGCCTGAGCTTTTGGGTCGCCCTTCTTTGTAGCTACTGCATAAGATTAAAAACACCTACAATTAGAAGTTGTAACAGAACAAATATCTCATCATCAGTCAATGGGTTTGATAGTGTTCTTCATACCAGTAATTTACAACTATATTCAAGATTTCACCTCTTATTTTACAGAAACATATTGGGCTagaaaacttaaatttaaaagggttaaaactaataACAAAGTTGAAAATCTTAAAATAGACAAAAACAACCCTTCTAGGGTGAATGTCACGAACCACATGGAATGCTTAAAACAACACCATCATTCCTTAAACAACATTCACTATCTAGGTCGTCAAAGACTATTACATAGTGAGACAGGAGCAAAGGGAGAAACCTAGAGTCATTTTTAAAATGATTATATTATCAAAAACAAAGTCACAGTAAACTAGATTCgcaatcatatgttaagactttCCAACCATCAAATAATTTCTAGCAAAGAAGAACAACATTGGCATCAAATCTAACTAAACAATGAATACTTTTAGGAGAAAGTAGCACCTTTAGCTGGAGGCGCCATTGTTTCCTAGCAAAACTTACTCTCCCCTCAATTCCACCAGTAAATGGAGGAAAAGAGTATCACTGACAGTTTTACAACACAAAACAACACAAACTCAAGCTAGCTAATTCATTAATCAATTATTTAGTTAGACTATGCAATGCAATGATTCCTCTGGGGGACTATGTTCAATTATCATAAGTCAGACATGTGAGCAACCAAAATgaacattaacaacaacaaaaacagcaACGGCAACTCGACAAGAACATATGAAACTATGAAATTTGTTCAATTAGTTACCATAATTTAAACATGTAAGCAATCGAAACAAAcaacataaaaaatcataaaaatgaagATATAATAAGAATTGCTCACAGGTATTATCACTGGTAGCTGGTTGAATACCTCCTATTACATCTCAATATTGAGCTATCTTCATAACTCATTGTTAAGTATTCAATTTCCAATGCCAGGACTAGAGTCTCCAAATCAGAACACTTGTTCCTCCAAAATTCAGTTGCATCCTCATCTCTAACAGCAGTCTTCTTCTCAAGCTCCAATTTCATCTTCACGATCTCTATTTCCTTCTCCGCAAGATCTAATTCCACAAACACTTGCTCCAAACTCTCCAATTCACTAATTCATGTTGATGATTTTTGGTCTACAGATGTTGTTTCGATATTATGGGTTCAGTAATACTGCTCCACAGCAACACCAATTCATCCAGTTCTAAGCACCAGCAATCTTCAACCATCAGCTTCTCCAAAAACTTCATGAATCTCTCAAACC
This genomic interval carries:
- the LOC113336097 gene encoding uncharacterized protein LOC113336097 isoform X1; translation: MAPPAKVATKKGDPKAQAVKATKAVKSGALTLKRKIKKIRTSVTFRTGNMRLQSFSWTKLTVLDQLVWNVELVMVIVNHMISFDKLITDGKWFLSPVTVWETPDVNTGDMDFSQLGDMGGMGGMGGMGGMGGMGGMDMASLMQGMGGMDMSGMGDMDCYGI
- the LOC113336097 gene encoding uncharacterized protein LOC113336097 isoform X2, with product MAPPAKVATKKGDPKAQAVKATKAVKSGALTLKRKIKKIRTSVTFRTGNMRLQSFSWTKLTVLDQLVWNVELKHPMLIQEIWISRNSATWVEWEAWEEWAVWVEWAAWTWPA